The following are from one region of the Littorina saxatilis isolate snail1 linkage group LG4, US_GU_Lsax_2.0, whole genome shotgun sequence genome:
- the LOC138963907 gene encoding dystroglycan 1-like: MMEKRTAVCVVVVMLVGYVSAMDVVQVNDNNMVDDSEAVALMWGIADTTAAVGRMFSYHIPADAFQGKVSKYEVVEAGKDKLPSWLHFAPDIKVLKGIPTPTDAGQLYLEVVAHGSNGKKANDVFSVFVSADTQVMSSGQPLKFKKSGPEVVRCKREEPETVATIVVDADLDGLTVEQRLELMGKFLGHMGLGEEMMKMVPAKARLLQDDTALVTGTGDAAEPQHSGVAMSWLVGCGKVEAGHFPVLQKLDDDSGNGAMGKALGHPISGWRVTNSRLQQHALKRKRRQVRATPTPVVTISPPTATDTAEETTDADTMTHKVVDMASPTFSIEPTPSQPIMPKTTTPTMAATTPKMEKPDVIQPSKPPVTPSEATKTAALPTDIPTTPKDTKPMPPVETTTKKPMDKKCRQPEVNVAIAKQTFFVGEVIDFKIPEDAFNACGMGTSVTFLNLFRNTSSKIEDNWFLQFNENTQTLRGMAMEEQMGTYAMTLVARTSVDPPGRITTMPLKFVIRKPKGRKSKVNHEVSMTIDTDYDAFVGSLDKKLELANKVAGVFGDENASALRVTRIARGSVVYAFTNQTLAGSNCPVDDLKAMADKLVTKDGQLNPEAVMKLKPYVLTGAATQPAGDCEGNSEFPLRSAMAPTVQSGTTPAVMPDSTPKPMDKTAAPIMPKTTTAPSNVTGVATAGKTSEDDIWITTVVPAVVIVAILLIALLIACILYRKKRKGKMNLEDQNTFVNKGAPVIFPDELDDKPSDSSKPLLLEGSPPAPPPEYHVRQPSESPEPAYPKENTPPTDEAEADIETDATSPLYQPPPPVTASSGKQARPHVQQPYRSQPQRSTPRTPPPSFPFPSPLPSPNR; the protein is encoded by the exons GTGGTAGAAGCAGGCAAGGACAAGCTCCCCTCATGGCTGCACTTCGCGCCAGACATCAAAGTCCTCAAGGGCATCCCCACCCCGACCGACGCCGGGCAACTCTACCTGGAAGTCGTCGCCCACGGCAGCAACGGCAAGAAGGCCAACGACGTCTTCTCCGTCTTCGTCAGTGCCGACACTCAAGTCATGTCATCGGGACAGCCCCTGAAATTCAAGAAGTCCGGCCCCGAGGTGGTCCGCTGCAAGCGCGAGGAACCCGAAACCGTGGCAACCATCGTTGTGGACGCAGACCTTGACGGCCTGACGGTGGAGCAACGCCTGGAGTTGATGGGCAAGTTCCTGGGGCACATGGGTCTTGGAGAAGAGATGATGAAGATGGTGCCAGCCAAGGCCAGGTTGCTGCAGGATGATACGGCACTAGTCACAGGCACGGGAGACGCTGCGGAGCCTCAGCATTCTGGTGTGGCCATGTCCTGGCTGGTGGGATGCGGAAAG GTGGAGGCGGGCCACTTCCCAGTTCTGCAGAAGCTGGATGATGACTCTGGCAACGGCGCGATGGGCAAGGCCCTGGGTCACCCCATCTCGGGCTGGAGGGTCACCAACAGCAGACTGCAGCAGCACGCGCTCAAGAGGAAGCGACGTCAGGTGCGCGCCACGCCCACCCCCGTCGTCACCATTTCCCCGCCCACTGCTACTGACACGGCTGAGGAGACTACAGACGCTGACACCATGACGCACAAG GTTGTGGATATGGCTTCCCCCACCTTCAGCATCGAGCCCACCCCCTCCCAGCCCATCATGCCCAAGACGACCACTCCCACCATGGCGGCGACCACGCCCAAGATGGAGAAACCGGACGTCATCCAGCCCTCCAAGCCTCCCGTCACGCCCAGCGAGGCCACCAAGACTGCTGCCTTGCCCACCGACATCCCCACAACTCCCAAAGACACCAAGCCAATG CCTCCAGTGGAGACAACGACGAAGAAGCCAATGGATAAAAAGTGCAGGCAGCCAGAGGTGAACGTAGCCATCGCGAAGCAGACCTTCTTTGTCGGGGAGGTCATCGACTTCAAGATCCCTGAAGACGCCTTCAACGCCTGCGGCATGGGCACGAGCGTCACCTTCCTCAACCTGTTCAG GAACACATCCAGCAAGATCGAAGACAACTGGTTCTTGCAGTTTAACGAGAACACTCAAACCTTGCGAGGGATGGCCATGGAAGAGCAAATGGGCACCTACGCCATGACCCTGGTCGCCCGCACGTCAGTCGACCCTCCCGGGCGAATCACCACCATGCCACTGAAGTTCGTCATCCGCAAACCCAAGGGTCGCAAGTCCAAGGTCAACCACGAGGTGTCCATGACCATCGACACGGACTATGACGCCTTTGTGGGCAGTCTGGACAAGAAGCTGGAGTTGGCCAATAAG GTGGCGGGAGTGTTTGGAGACGAGAACGCGAGCGCCCTGCGAGTGACGCGCATCGCACGAGGCTCCGTGGTGTACGCCTTCACCAACCAGACGCTGGCCGGCAGCAACTGTCCAGTGGACGACCTCAAGGCCATGGCGGACAAACTAGTCACCAAGGACGGGCAGCTCAACCCGGAGGCCGTCATGAAGCTCAAGCCCTACGTGCTGACCGGAGCGGCAACTCAGCCGGCCGGAGACTGCGAAGGCAACTCTGAATTCCCTCTGAGGTCTGCTATGGCGCCAACAGTCCAGTCAGGAACGACGCCAGCCGTGATGCCCGACTCCACCCCCAAGCCGATGGACAAGACTGCCGCCCCAATCATGCCCAAGACTACAACCGCTCCTTCCAACGTGACGGGCGTGGCCACAGCGGGTAAGACGAGCGAGGACGACATCTGGATCACCACTGTGGTGCCGGCAGTGGTGATCGTGGCCATCCTGCTCATCGCGCTGCTCATCGCCTGCATCCTCTACCGCAAGAAGCGTAAGGGCAAGATGAACTTGGAAGACCAGAACACCTTCGTCAACAAGGGCGCTCCCGTTATCTTCCCCGACGAGCTGGACGACAAGCCCAGCGACTCCAGCAAGCCTCTTCTTCTGGAAGGCAGCCCCCCGGCCCCGCCCCCGGAGTACCACGTGCGCCAGCCCAGCGAGAGCCCCGAACCCGCCTACCCCAAAGAGAACACGCCCCCGACGGACGAGGCGGAGGCAGACATTGAGACTGACGCCACCTCCCCCCTGTAccagccccctccccccgtcACCGCCTCCAGCGGCAAGCAGGCCCGCCCCCACGTCCAGCAGCCCTACCGGTCGCAACCCCAGAGATCCACCCCtagaacaccccccccctccttccctttCCCTTCCCCTCTACCCTCTCCCAACCGTTAA